The Pecten maximus chromosome 12, xPecMax1.1, whole genome shotgun sequence genome includes a region encoding these proteins:
- the LOC117338748 gene encoding 2-oxoglutarate-dependent dioxygenase citB-like, whose translation MSDLKLPIIDMSKSKTHRKELADVVVHALENTGFLYIDNAEGVDFDKMYASCIWFFGRSSDKKHSLSRKIWNPANSNIYRGYFPVGENEPSRKEGFEFGRDITPGDPEVKPGNWFYEQSVWPEEDGTFPFKSFMRDLYEIMHELSLEILRLAAIGLGIDEFSFEDLFSKRPCSTLRLMHYPPWEGNPPKNAMIEDGKVLTTPAHTDSTFLTLLATFGYKGLELVTADGNWAEVEPRPGSLVMNIGDVFSRMMGGRFKATCHRVVDIGVDRYSLPFFLEPSFEGDIGINFMTKATGKGDAHVPEQYGPSVIHTMKHVKKYFEYRSLPEF comes from the coding sequence ATGTCTGATTTGAAACTGCCCATCATTGatatgtcaaaatccaaaaccCATCGAAAGGAACTCGCAGATGTTGTTGTACACGCCCTGGAGAACACTGGATTTCTGTACATCGATAATGCTGAGGGTGTAGATTTCGACAAAATGTATGCAAGCTGTATATGGTTCTTCGGTAGATCAAGCGACAAGAAACACAGCCTGTCTAGAAAAATATGGAATCCTGCAAATTCCAATATTTATCGTGGATATTTTCCTGTTGGCGAAAACGAACCAAGCCGGAAGGAAGGATTTGAGTTCGGACGAGACATTACACCTGGTGATCCGGAAGTCAAGCCAGGAAACTGGTTCTATGAACAATCGGTGTGGCCGGAAGAAGACGGGACATTTCCTTTCAAGTCATTCATGCGTGACCTTTATGAAATTATGCACGAATTGTCGTTAGAAATTCTACGTCTCGCTGCAATCGGTCTCGGAATCGATGAGTTTTCATTTGAGGACCTTTTTTCCAAAAGGCCCTGCTCGACTCTTCGCTTGATGCATTATCCACCCTGGGAAGGAAATCCCCCGAAAAACGCCATGATCGAGGACGGGAAGGTGTTGACAACGCCTGCGCACACAGACTCAACCTTTCTCACATTGCTGGCTACATTTGGCTATAAAGGTCTCGAGCTAGTAACAGCCGACGGAAATTGGGCGGAAGTGGAACCTCGCCCCGGAAGTCTTGTCATGAACATCGGTGATGTGTTTTCACGAATGATGGGTGGTAGATTTAAAGCGACTTGCCACAGAGTTGTCGACATTGGAGTTGACAGATATTCACTTCCGTTTTTTCTGGAACCAAGCTTCGAGGGGGATATTGGTATAAACTTTATGACAAAGGCAACTGGCAAGGGCGACGCTCATGTGCCGGAACAGTACGGACCTTCCGTCATACATACCATGAAACATGTGAAGAAGTATTTCGAGTATAGGTCATTGCCTGAATTCTAA